The following coding sequences are from one Natrarchaeobaculum sulfurireducens window:
- a CDS encoding biotin transporter BioY, with product METERSSAELVDDAVVGQFARAALLAALLGAVAPVAIPLPLSPAPITLQVLFVFLAGLLLGPVWGGISILLYLTAGAIGLPVFSGMVGGLGVLVGETGGYLWSYPIAAALVGLLVHGGTDLRDPADVSTPFLVGVLVAATILIYGMGTAYMAWLLELEVWEAITVGALPFIPGELLKMAAAIAIVKRGVVSPLRS from the coding sequence ATGGAAACCGAACGATCCTCGGCCGAACTCGTCGACGACGCCGTCGTCGGCCAGTTCGCTCGAGCCGCGTTACTCGCGGCCCTGCTCGGGGCCGTCGCACCGGTGGCGATCCCACTGCCGCTGTCCCCGGCCCCGATTACACTTCAGGTACTCTTCGTCTTCCTCGCCGGCCTGTTGCTCGGGCCGGTCTGGGGGGGTATCTCCATCCTGCTCTACCTCACAGCCGGTGCCATCGGCCTCCCGGTGTTCTCCGGGATGGTCGGCGGCCTCGGGGTGCTCGTTGGCGAGACTGGTGGCTACCTCTGGTCGTATCCCATCGCCGCGGCACTGGTCGGACTACTCGTCCACGGCGGGACCGACCTGCGCGATCCGGCTGACGTCTCAACCCCGTTTCTCGTCGGCGTCCTGGTGGCCGCGACGATACTCATCTACGGGATGGGGACCGCGTACATGGCCTGGCTGCTCGAACTCGAGGTCTGGGAGGCCATCACCGTCGGCGCCCTGCCGTTCATCCCCGGCGAACTGCTCAAAATGGCCGCCGCGATCGCGATCGTAAAACGCGGCGTCGTCAGCCCGCTCCGCTCGTGA
- a CDS encoding energy-coupling factor ABC transporter ATP-binding protein yields the protein MIEFRSVSHAFDGVPVLSELSLTIDDGEFVLLAGANGSGKTTLLRHCNGLLTPDDGTVLVDGTPVEDDLIGARSSVGMVFQHPRDQFVAATIGEDIAFGPENLGLDRTEIDRRVEHALEAVNLAGREADRIDQLSGGEQARVAIAGALAMAPSHLVLDEPFTGLDEPARRSVLSRLESLAAEGTGVVLATHDLRDVLGLADRVIAMADGRVVLDEPSTGALEGLPALAVRVPDRQSTPTE from the coding sequence ATGATCGAGTTTCGCTCTGTCTCGCACGCGTTCGACGGCGTCCCCGTCCTCTCGGAGCTCTCGCTTACGATCGACGACGGCGAGTTCGTCCTCCTCGCCGGCGCCAACGGCAGCGGCAAGACGACCCTGCTGCGCCACTGCAACGGCCTGTTGACGCCCGACGATGGAACGGTCCTCGTCGACGGAACGCCCGTCGAGGACGACCTGATCGGCGCACGCTCGAGCGTGGGCATGGTGTTTCAACACCCCCGCGATCAGTTCGTCGCCGCGACGATCGGCGAGGACATCGCGTTCGGCCCCGAGAACCTCGGCCTCGACCGAACCGAGATCGACCGTCGCGTCGAGCACGCACTTGAGGCGGTGAACTTAGCCGGCCGCGAAGCCGACCGGATCGACCAGCTCTCCGGCGGCGAGCAGGCTCGGGTCGCCATCGCCGGCGCTCTCGCGATGGCCCCCTCACACCTCGTGCTCGATGAACCCTTTACTGGACTCGACGAGCCCGCCCGTCGATCGGTCCTCTCGCGACTCGAGTCACTCGCTGCCGAGGGGACCGGTGTCGTTCTTGCGACCCACGACCTCCGGGACGTCCTGGGGCTCGCCGACCGTGTGATCGCGATGGCCGACGGACGGGTCGTCCTCGATGAGCCGTCAACAGGGGCGCTCGAGGGACTCCCTGCCCTCGCAGTTCGCGTACCCGATCGGCAGTCGACACCGACGGAGTAG
- a CDS encoding energy-coupling factor transporter transmembrane component T family protein, with protein sequence MLTYEPDETLAHRLDPRSKLAIQIGFAATALAHTSPRALATLTVLTGAILAVARVHPLRTLYAYRFALVLLAIAPIVAAVTFGPPWVALEDGLASAQASYRVLLILLVSAAYIRSTPVRASRAAIQRTIPGKPGQVLGIGVALVIRFLPVLQADLRTIREAIAARLGTERGPLERTTTIGQLGLRRAFDRADRLSLALRARCFAWNPTLPSLSLSRLDIPALTLAIVLALSALV encoded by the coding sequence ATGCTTACCTACGAACCGGACGAGACGCTCGCCCACCGACTCGATCCACGCTCGAAGCTCGCGATCCAGATCGGGTTCGCGGCGACCGCACTCGCTCACACGAGTCCGCGAGCGCTGGCTACACTCACCGTTCTGACCGGTGCCATCCTCGCCGTCGCTCGCGTACACCCGCTACGAACGCTGTATGCCTACCGCTTCGCGCTCGTCTTGCTCGCCATCGCGCCGATCGTCGCTGCGGTCACGTTTGGCCCACCGTGGGTCGCCCTCGAGGACGGCCTGGCCTCCGCACAGGCGAGCTACCGCGTCCTCCTCATCCTGCTCGTCAGCGCGGCGTACATCCGGTCGACGCCGGTCAGAGCCTCACGTGCCGCGATCCAGCGAACGATCCCCGGCAAGCCCGGACAGGTGCTCGGCATCGGCGTTGCGCTCGTCATCCGCTTCTTACCCGTTCTCCAGGCCGACCTCCGAACGATCCGCGAGGCGATCGCAGCCCGACTCGGCACCGAACGTGGCCCGCTCGAGCGTACCACGACGATCGGGCAGCTCGGACTCAGGCGGGCGTTCGATCGTGCGGATCGGCTCTCGCTTGCGCTCCGGGCTCGGTGTTTTGCCTGGAATCCGACGCTCCCGTCGCTGTCCCTTTCCAGACTCGATATCCCGGCACTCACGCTGGCCATCGTGCTGGCGCTCTCGGCACTGGTCTAA
- a CDS encoding CatB-related O-acetyltransferase, with product MTLATVLDRTLSVLGYPRPTHGLVNRFRDETRLEVDPTARIATGCLLRGQVDLASRARLSRGCILNGDVSVGRGTNLEPECELVGDVDLGRYCAIARETVFQETNHEMAQPSLQIRLYDRVLDSDLHPASKGPITVGSDVWIGARATILSGVEIGHGAVIGAGAIVTDDVEPYAVVAGIPAERVKWRFPESVREKLLELEWWEWDERTIRANRDFFERELVGPEDVPSVDERRPTESSRESGRARAADSSRVSGYFG from the coding sequence GTGACGCTTGCCACTGTCCTGGATCGAACGCTGTCGGTGCTGGGCTATCCCCGGCCGACGCACGGACTGGTCAATCGATTCAGGGACGAGACGAGACTCGAGGTCGATCCAACGGCCCGGATCGCGACGGGCTGTCTACTTCGCGGGCAGGTCGACCTCGCGTCGCGGGCGCGACTGAGCCGTGGCTGTATCCTCAACGGAGACGTCTCCGTCGGTCGGGGAACGAACCTCGAGCCGGAGTGTGAACTCGTCGGCGACGTCGACCTCGGGCGATACTGTGCGATCGCCAGGGAAACCGTCTTCCAGGAGACGAACCACGAGATGGCCCAGCCATCGCTGCAGATTCGGCTCTACGATCGGGTGCTCGATAGCGACCTCCATCCGGCCTCGAAGGGGCCGATCACGGTCGGTAGCGACGTCTGGATCGGGGCACGTGCGACGATCCTCTCGGGGGTCGAGATCGGCCACGGTGCGGTGATCGGAGCCGGCGCGATCGTCACCGATGACGTCGAGCCGTACGCGGTCGTCGCGGGCATCCCTGCCGAGCGGGTCAAGTGGCGGTTCCCTGAATCGGTCCGAGAGAAGCTCCTCGAACTCGAGTGGTGGGAGTGGGACGAGCGAACGATCCGGGCCAATCGTGACTTCTTCGAGCGAGAGCTCGTCGGCCCAGAAGACGTGCCCTCGGTCGACGAACGCCGACCGACAGAGTCGAGCCGGGAGTCGGGGCGGGCACGGGCTGCTGATTCGTCTCGGGTGTCCGGTTATTTCGGGTAG
- a CDS encoding site-specific integrase has translation MASTPRKRIDSLRDRIQDGDEIGDRDRDVLLEFSDRLDLLAQQYSDYRHEKLLRHCTIIAESLEDGTLADALEDRGAAETIVSWINRTYSNEETNRDYRSALRVFAKRVTDGEEPPESIEWVPSGTSNNYDPTPDPRNMLRWDDHIEPMLEECYNARDAAMIALQFDAGLRGGEFKDLTVDDVQDHKHGLQVTVEGKQGRRTVMLIPSVPWVNRWLDAHPDRHAPNAPLWSKITKAEPISDRMVSKVFDEVAKRAGVTKPVTLTNFRKSSAAFLASRNLNQAHIEEHHGWVRGSRVAARYISVFAEESDRELAKIHGVDVTDDEPDPIAPLECPRCARETPRKEPLCVWCGQAMNPQAASELDEADERESKSLAELPPEKAREVLEMVDDAIDDPEVRASLLDR, from the coding sequence ATGGCGTCGACACCACGCAAGCGAATCGACTCGCTCCGCGACCGAATCCAGGACGGTGACGAGATCGGCGATCGGGATCGTGACGTCCTCCTCGAGTTCAGCGACCGACTCGATCTCCTCGCTCAGCAATACTCCGACTACCGCCACGAGAAGCTCCTCCGACACTGTACGATCATCGCCGAGTCCCTCGAGGACGGCACGCTCGCCGATGCCCTCGAAGACCGCGGCGCAGCCGAAACGATCGTCAGCTGGATCAACCGCACCTACAGCAACGAAGAGACCAACCGGGACTACCGCTCTGCACTGCGTGTCTTCGCAAAGCGCGTCACCGACGGCGAAGAGCCACCCGAGTCGATCGAGTGGGTCCCAAGCGGAACCTCGAACAACTACGATCCCACGCCCGACCCGCGAAACATGCTCCGATGGGACGACCATATCGAGCCGATGCTCGAGGAGTGTTACAACGCTCGCGACGCCGCGATGATCGCGCTGCAGTTCGACGCCGGCCTCCGCGGTGGGGAGTTCAAAGACCTCACCGTCGACGACGTCCAGGACCACAAACACGGCCTGCAGGTCACCGTCGAGGGCAAACAGGGCCGTCGGACGGTCATGCTGATCCCGTCGGTGCCGTGGGTCAACCGCTGGCTCGACGCCCATCCCGACCGACACGCGCCCAACGCCCCGCTGTGGAGTAAGATCACGAAGGCGGAGCCGATCTCCGACCGCATGGTCTCGAAGGTGTTCGACGAGGTCGCCAAACGCGCTGGCGTCACCAAGCCCGTCACGTTGACGAACTTCCGCAAATCCAGCGCTGCCTTTCTCGCCTCGAGGAACCTCAACCAGGCCCACATCGAAGAGCACCACGGCTGGGTGCGTGGCTCGCGCGTCGCCGCGCGTTACATCTCGGTGTTCGCCGAAGAGAGCGATCGCGAGCTCGCGAAGATCCACGGCGTCGACGTCACCGACGACGAACCCGACCCGATCGCACCGCTCGAGTGCCCGCGATGCGCTCGAGAGACACCCCGAAAGGAACCGCTCTGTGTCTGGTGCGGTCAGGCGATGAACCCGCAGGCGGCGTCCGAACTCGACGAGGCGGACGAGCGTGAGTCCAAATCGCTGGCTGAACTCCCGCCCGAGAAGGCTCGAGAGGTCCTCGAGATGGTCGATGACGCCATCGACGACCCCGAGGTTCGCGCCTCGTTGCTCGACCGATAA
- a CDS encoding ICP22 family protein, giving the protein MTVNADSLRHLAAVVDELQETPIDVDGARVLNATDDELRAQVALTIPMDATLEIGEVGPAEDSSDGVNEIEEDEKADREDNPEVLDHTSTEDLQYAYDEADGRISEAAEHFEVSYSAVFKRMKDHGVHTPNSTAERDTATEDDTTESLSEARTVDLEADVADDAPETDAGDDVQDEPETEIEAESITVDAIDDGVTCDGCGEHFDSREALQGHGPKACSGGDGPDVELPDGVTPDDVRAVVAECETLGDVGQEIGVTRGRARTITVALGCYGDVRDVPSRDRASLTPLQTVGLGVIAVLTFWVLLAFYGVIL; this is encoded by the coding sequence ATGACGGTCAATGCCGACTCGCTGCGCCACCTCGCGGCCGTTGTCGACGAACTCCAGGAGACGCCAATCGACGTCGACGGCGCACGCGTTCTCAACGCGACCGACGACGAACTCCGGGCACAGGTCGCGCTGACGATCCCGATGGACGCCACCCTCGAGATCGGCGAGGTCGGCCCCGCCGAAGACAGTTCGGACGGCGTCAACGAAATCGAAGAGGACGAAAAAGCCGACCGAGAAGACAACCCCGAAGTCCTCGATCACACGTCGACCGAGGATCTTCAGTACGCCTACGACGAGGCCGATGGTCGGATCTCCGAGGCCGCTGAACACTTCGAGGTTAGCTACTCGGCAGTGTTCAAGCGGATGAAAGACCACGGCGTCCATACGCCGAACAGCACAGCCGAACGCGACACCGCCACCGAGGACGACACCACCGAGTCTTTGTCAGAGGCACGCACCGTCGACCTCGAGGCGGACGTCGCGGACGACGCGCCAGAAACCGATGCTGGCGACGACGTCCAGGACGAACCCGAGACCGAGATCGAAGCCGAGTCGATCACCGTCGACGCGATCGACGACGGCGTCACCTGTGATGGGTGTGGAGAGCACTTCGATAGCCGGGAAGCGCTGCAGGGCCATGGCCCGAAGGCGTGTTCCGGCGGCGACGGTCCGGACGTCGAACTCCCCGATGGCGTTACGCCCGATGATGTCCGTGCTGTGGTTGCCGAGTGCGAAACGCTCGGCGACGTCGGCCAGGAGATCGGCGTCACCCGCGGTCGCGCTCGAACAATCACCGTTGCACTCGGGTGTTACGGCGACGTTCGTGACGTGCCGTCTCGCGACCGCGCCTCGCTGACGCCACTACAGACGGTCGGCCTCGGCGTGATCGCCGTCCTCACGTTCTGGGTTTTGCTCGCGTTCTACGGGGTGATCCTATGA
- a CDS encoding AbrB/MazE/SpoVT family DNA-binding domain-containing protein produces MSVDVDPNENKTRAERSIRKSGNSFVVSIPPEILQSAGMSEGDRATLEADIGGETIQIHRNTDA; encoded by the coding sequence ATGTCGGTCGATGTCGATCCGAATGAAAACAAAACACGCGCCGAGCGAAGCATCCGGAAATCGGGCAACAGCTTCGTTGTCTCGATTCCGCCGGAGATCCTGCAGTCTGCAGGAATGTCGGAAGGTGACAGAGCAACACTCGAGGCCGACATCGGTGGGGAGACGATCCAAATCCACCGTAACACCGACGCATAG
- a CDS encoding AbrB/MazE/SpoVT family DNA-binding domain-containing protein encodes MALAQKSLDMGNSVEIDWEQGTVTAERKLRSSGNSTVLTIPEEVYQSIGLCEGQQVEIVADKNEDVIRIRSAEEGASGE; translated from the coding sequence ATGGCACTCGCTCAGAAATCCCTGGATATGGGGAACAGCGTTGAAATCGACTGGGAACAAGGTACGGTGACTGCAGAACGGAAACTGCGATCCTCTGGCAATAGCACTGTGCTTACGATCCCCGAAGAGGTTTACCAGTCAATCGGACTGTGCGAGGGTCAACAAGTTGAAATCGTCGCTGACAAGAATGAAGACGTAATTCGCATCCGTTCCGCAGAAGAAGGGGCCAGCGGCGAATGA
- a CDS encoding Cdc6/Cdc18 family protein, with the protein MIKNRWVFEDKYETQILHRHDELQSLSRSLGRTEHGLSANDVLIHGPSGVGKTASARYMLRNLRQQWGLEWSLIECSDQTCNGILHEAITRHRNRTVVHRNQPRADLLEALDDVVSGPYVLMLDEADVIPDLGVLRDLYSIDGISVIAITHSDTEWLSRVDRNIQPRFHGDSQVPFQKYHVDELVDILEPRVEHGLIGQPIDVAQLEWIADETGGVARWAIKSVLAAAKIADERHHDTILDKDIEDSFDRAMQMIRKDNLRSLPVPYLRLYELVRAIGPVDGSEMRAAYDEHQEMIFEGRDRDPVTWRRAWDYLAKMADYDLLEMPGETNSKVYEVIDPELEAPVDFEIDRAVVGDCR; encoded by the coding sequence ATGATTAAAAATCGCTGGGTGTTCGAAGACAAGTACGAAACCCAGATCCTCCATCGACACGACGAGCTCCAATCACTCTCTCGGTCGTTAGGCCGCACTGAACACGGCCTTTCGGCAAACGACGTTCTGATCCACGGCCCCTCCGGCGTCGGGAAGACAGCGTCGGCTCGCTACATGCTTCGCAATCTCCGCCAGCAGTGGGGCCTCGAGTGGTCGCTCATCGAGTGTTCGGACCAGACGTGTAACGGCATCCTGCATGAAGCCATCACTCGCCATCGAAACCGAACGGTCGTTCACCGCAACCAGCCACGGGCCGATCTCCTCGAGGCGCTGGACGACGTCGTCTCTGGCCCCTACGTGTTGATGCTCGACGAAGCCGACGTCATCCCTGATTTGGGCGTGCTTCGGGATCTCTACTCGATCGACGGTATCTCGGTGATCGCGATCACCCACTCCGATACCGAGTGGCTCTCGCGCGTCGACCGCAACATCCAGCCACGGTTTCACGGTGACTCGCAGGTCCCGTTCCAGAAATATCACGTCGACGAGCTCGTTGACATCCTCGAGCCGCGCGTCGAACACGGCCTGATCGGGCAGCCGATCGACGTCGCCCAACTCGAGTGGATCGCCGACGAGACCGGCGGGGTCGCCCGCTGGGCGATCAAGTCGGTGCTGGCCGCTGCGAAGATCGCCGACGAGCGCCACCACGACACCATCCTCGACAAAGACATCGAAGACTCGTTCGATCGTGCGATGCAGATGATCCGCAAAGACAATCTTCGGAGTTTGCCGGTCCCCTACCTTCGACTGTACGAACTCGTGCGCGCGATCGGGCCAGTCGACGGAAGCGAAATGCGTGCGGCGTACGACGAACACCAGGAGATGATCTTCGAAGGGCGCGACCGCGATCCCGTGACCTGGCGACGGGCGTGGGACTATCTCGCGAAAATGGCTGACTATGACCTGCTCGAGATGCCCGGTGAGACGAACTCGAAAGTGTACGAGGTCATCGATCCGGAGTTAGAAGCGCCTGTGGACTTTGAGATAGACAGAGCCGTCGTCGGCGATTGTCGGTAA
- a CDS encoding HalOD1 output domain-containing protein → MATGSLELHRRCTPVVDTEYDDKTDAPVVMIAEALADVTGKEIAELPPLHDYIDCGALNQLFEASEKLTGDVVLSFTVEQWNVFVRSDGIVRICDGTDLNEPEPVFED, encoded by the coding sequence ATGGCAACGGGAAGCCTTGAGCTCCACCGCCGATGCACACCAGTTGTGGATACGGAATACGACGACAAGACCGACGCTCCGGTAGTGATGATCGCCGAGGCTCTTGCGGATGTCACTGGAAAGGAGATCGCAGAGCTCCCACCACTCCACGACTACATTGATTGTGGAGCTCTCAATCAACTGTTCGAGGCCAGCGAGAAACTCACCGGGGACGTGGTCCTGAGTTTTACAGTCGAGCAGTGGAACGTGTTCGTCCGATCCGATGGGATAGTTCGGATCTGCGACGGAACCGACCTCAACGAGCCCGAGCCAGTCTTTGAAGACTAG
- a CDS encoding ArsR family transcriptional regulator, with product MKLRYETDFLILEGLEEHGRNVATNLSHHIDRTRKNINVRLPVLQDYGLVNKIGPVEHSGLYEINDYGRTALHYQDQYEEVDDFEALLENAMKPSAAETSRSSSDGTQEMAAGDDD from the coding sequence ATGAAGCTTCGATACGAGACTGATTTTCTCATCCTCGAGGGGCTTGAGGAACACGGTCGAAATGTTGCCACGAACCTCTCGCACCACATCGATAGAACGCGTAAGAACATCAACGTCAGACTGCCAGTGCTCCAAGATTACGGGCTGGTCAATAAAATCGGCCCTGTAGAACATAGTGGCCTTTACGAGATCAACGACTACGGACGAACAGCACTGCACTACCAAGATCAGTACGAAGAAGTCGACGACTTCGAGGCACTGCTCGAGAACGCAATGAAACCATCCGCAGCGGAAACCAGCCGGTCGTCGAGTGACGGCACACAGGAGATGGCCGCCGGAGACGACGACTGA
- a CDS encoding BGTF surface domain-containing protein, which translates to MDYNPDNPYQGQDVIATADDAFEGDFSDGDDYDLRVIDDTDSGTVESSSFVEEYTVDGDEIEIETDDLESGEDYFLDGPGLPSPSATSTDDAFEVRIQDLDFDFDDDEVTDAGPDSDTELEIDSNRGTYSLNVSADGDLDDDELVQIFTEGNESLADALTEEDVRQYVTIDDSQDTDVHVHDDLFDTPVDAFDGDTIEDEYGISDVDEYGDVFDFVPFAYSEAEDDYDEQIVLYEAGDTEADVEFDGIDEGDYDFDAESTDTEAAASDSIEVTESDIDADFSEGVYTQSAGDIVEITVGLEDTDDAYMSFGDEDAGYFDVLYIEDDGGEDDEVSFHVNTRLVGTNADSEDVFYSEDDEVVSLGQEDADMEFQHLDNEFEGLILEDDGDEYVAGEDGTTYTLNEFRDDLEISELVRPIQSTDYQLAVDGEGHFIADGDDELDLEDELDAATLDLLEPELGEITTHVAPEDSADEDDELEDLLDEVTERTDVAEDDRLIIEAEATGMFGALIASGDYDFDILEDGTSADTLDSVVTDEYEGINFEVEADDATGNQDANSLNLDNDDEGDIFVLPDNENGALYVVVDTSEGDGVFDRSIDDGDTFDVELEYETDDDDRYEFGTEGFNAADWNDGDVDDAYPYFQADSDQSVSTTFEIVEPEVHFDNLDEDDHVQIENSDESVITGETNVAPGSDADLRISNAGDTPSFLNTEDAEIDSDGAWESESFDFDDRDVDDEAELDFRIGGSSVDDADGIFVEAVEEPEEEPEEEPEEEPEEEPEEEPEEEPEEEPEEEPEEEPEEEEDDDVEEVEDDGVPGFGIAVALFALIAAGMLALRRQN; encoded by the coding sequence GTGGACTACAACCCAGATAACCCATACCAGGGACAGGATGTCATCGCAACCGCTGACGACGCCTTCGAGGGCGACTTCAGCGATGGCGACGACTACGACCTGCGCGTGATCGACGACACCGACTCCGGTACTGTCGAATCCAGCTCGTTCGTCGAAGAGTACACTGTCGATGGCGATGAGATCGAAATCGAAACTGACGATCTCGAATCCGGCGAAGACTACTTCCTCGACGGACCTGGACTCCCAAGCCCGAGTGCTACCTCGACCGATGACGCTTTCGAGGTCCGCATTCAGGATCTTGACTTCGACTTCGATGACGATGAAGTGACCGACGCCGGTCCTGACTCGGACACCGAACTCGAGATTGACTCCAACCGTGGCACCTACTCGCTGAACGTCAGCGCAGATGGTGACCTTGACGACGACGAACTGGTCCAGATCTTCACCGAGGGTAACGAAAGCCTCGCTGATGCCCTGACTGAGGAAGACGTCCGCCAGTACGTCACGATTGACGACAGCCAGGACACCGATGTCCACGTCCACGACGATCTCTTCGACACGCCTGTCGACGCGTTCGATGGCGACACCATCGAAGACGAGTACGGCATCTCGGACGTTGACGAGTACGGCGACGTATTCGACTTCGTCCCATTCGCGTACTCCGAAGCTGAGGACGATTACGACGAACAGATCGTCCTCTACGAAGCCGGTGACACCGAAGCAGATGTTGAGTTCGATGGCATCGACGAAGGTGACTACGACTTCGACGCTGAATCCACTGATACCGAAGCCGCAGCGTCTGACTCGATCGAAGTGACCGAGTCCGACATCGACGCTGACTTCAGCGAAGGTGTCTACACGCAGTCCGCTGGTGACATCGTTGAGATCACCGTCGGACTCGAGGACACCGACGACGCCTACATGAGCTTCGGTGACGAAGACGCTGGTTACTTCGACGTCCTCTACATCGAAGACGATGGTGGCGAGGATGACGAAGTCAGCTTCCACGTCAACACCCGACTCGTTGGCACGAACGCTGACTCCGAAGACGTCTTCTACTCCGAGGATGACGAAGTTGTCAGCCTTGGACAGGAAGACGCTGACATGGAGTTCCAGCACCTTGACAACGAATTCGAGGGCCTCATCCTCGAAGATGACGGCGATGAATACGTCGCTGGCGAGGATGGAACTACGTACACGCTGAACGAGTTCCGCGACGACCTCGAGATCTCCGAGCTCGTCCGACCGATCCAGTCTACGGATTACCAGCTCGCTGTTGACGGTGAAGGACACTTCATCGCAGACGGTGACGACGAGCTTGACCTCGAAGACGAGCTTGACGCCGCAACGCTCGACCTGCTCGAGCCTGAGCTCGGCGAGATCACCACGCACGTTGCACCTGAAGACAGTGCGGACGAAGATGACGAACTCGAGGACCTCCTCGACGAAGTCACCGAGCGCACTGACGTTGCCGAAGACGACCGTCTGATCATCGAAGCCGAGGCAACCGGCATGTTCGGTGCCCTCATCGCATCCGGCGACTACGACTTCGATATCCTCGAAGACGGAACCAGTGCTGACACGCTCGACAGCGTTGTCACCGACGAGTACGAAGGCATTAACTTCGAAGTCGAGGCTGACGATGCTACGGGCAACCAGGACGCTAACTCGCTCAACCTCGACAACGACGACGAAGGCGACATCTTCGTGCTGCCTGACAACGAGAACGGCGCACTCTACGTTGTCGTTGACACCAGCGAAGGCGACGGCGTCTTCGACCGCAGTATCGACGACGGCGACACCTTCGACGTCGAGCTCGAATACGAGACCGACGACGACGACCGCTACGAATTTGGCACGGAAGGTTTCAACGCAGCTGACTGGAACGATGGCGACGTCGACGACGCCTACCCATACTTCCAGGCAGACTCTGACCAGTCTGTGAGCACCACGTTCGAGATTGTCGAGCCTGAAGTCCACTTCGACAACCTTGATGAGGACGACCACGTCCAGATCGAGAACAGTGATGAGTCGGTCATCACGGGTGAGACGAACGTCGCACCTGGATCGGACGCTGACCTCCGCATCAGCAACGCTGGCGACACGCCAAGCTTCCTCAACACCGAGGACGCTGAGATCGACTCCGACGGTGCATGGGAGTCCGAGAGCTTCGACTTCGACGACCGTGATGTCGACGACGAAGCTGAACTCGACTTCCGCATCGGCGGCAGCTCCGTTGACGACGCTGACGGTATCTTCGTCGAAGCAGTTGAAGAGCCTGAGGAGGAGCCTGAGGAAGAGCCTGAGGAGGAGCCTGAGGAAGAGCCTGAGGAGGAGCCTGAGGAGGAGCCTGAGGAGGAGCCTGAGGAAGAGCCTGAGGAAGAGCCTGAGGAAGAAGAGGATGACGACGTTGAAGAAGTTGAGGACGACGGTGTCCCCGGCTTCGGCATCGCCGTTGCACTCTTCGCACTGATCGCCGCCGGCATGCTGGCACTCCGCCGCCAGAACTAA